In Dromiciops gliroides isolate mDroGli1 chromosome 5, mDroGli1.pri, whole genome shotgun sequence, the following are encoded in one genomic region:
- the CNPY2 gene encoding protein canopy homolog 2 has protein sequence MAGRGGLTLLLAALLSSACARRSQDLHCGACRALVDELEWEIAQVDPKKTIQMGSFRINPDGSQSFVEVPYARSEAHLTELLERVCEQMKEYGEQADSTTHRKNYIRVVSRDKRTNEPDMEGIRIDGDIRASLKFACESIVEEYEDELIEFFSRETDNVKDRLCSKRTDLCDHALHISHDEL, from the exons ATGGCTGGCCGCGGGGGGCTGACCCTGCTCCTGGCCGCCCTGCTGAGCAGCGCGTGTGCGCGGAGGAGCCAGGACCTGCACTGTGGAG CTTGCAGGGCTCTTGTGGATGAGCTAGAGTGGGAAATTGCCCAAGTAGACCCCAAGAAGACCATCCAGATGGGTTCCTTTCGTATCAACCCCGATGGCAGCCAGTCATTTGTGGAG GTGCCTTATGCCCGCTCAGAAGCCCACTTGACAGAACTGCTGGAACGGGTTTGTGAGCAAATGAAGGAATATGGGGAACAGGCTGACTCTACCACTCATCGAAAGAATTACATCCGGGTAGTGAGCCGGGACAAGAGAACTAATGAACCGGACATGGAGGGCATTCGAATTGATGGAGACATCAGAGCCAGCCTCAAGTTTGCG TGTGAGAGCATTGTAGAAGAATATGAGGATGAGCTCATTGAGTTCTTCTCCCGAGAGACTGACAATGTCAAAGACCGACTCTGTAGCAAACGTACAG ATTTGTGTGACCACGCCCTGCACATATCTCATGATGAGCTGTGA